One segment of Takifugu rubripes chromosome 5, fTakRub1.2, whole genome shotgun sequence DNA contains the following:
- the ntn1b gene encoding netrin-1b: protein MLRILELFVTLVTLSALTTGVFGGYGLSMFAAQASPPDPCYDENGNPRRCIPDFVNSAFGKDVRVTSTCGSPAARYCVVSEKDEERTRECHTCDAADSKKSRPPAYLTDLNNPHNLTCWQSENYAQYPQNVTLTLSLGKKFEVTYVSLQFCSPRPESMAIYKSMDYGKTWMPFQFYSMQCKKMYNRQNKAVITKQNEQEAICTDSHTDMHPLTGGLIAFSTLDGRPSAHDFDNSPVLQDWVTATDIKIVFSRLHTFGDENEDDSELARDSYFYAVSDLQVGGRCKCNGHASKCVKDREGNLVCECKHNTAGPECDRCKPFHYDRPWQRATAREANECIACHCNLHARRCRFNMELYKLSGRRSGGVCLNCRHNTAGRHCHYCKEGYYRDMSKPISHRRACKACDCHPVGAAGKTCNQTTGQCPCKDGVSGLTCNRCAKGFQQSRSPIAPCIKIPVASPTAVYTSYEEPSDCESHCKTTKGKMKITMKKYCKKDYAVQVHVLKGDKAGEWWKFTVNIISVYKQGEHRIRRGDQLLWVRAKDVACKCPKIKPGRKYLLLGTDDDSPGNSGVVADKGSLLIPWKDLWGRRLRKFQQRDKRGKC, encoded by the exons ATGCTAAGGATTTTAGAGCTTTTTGTCACCTTAGTGACTCTTTCTGCGCTGACCACAGGGGTCTTTGGAGGATACGGGCTCAGCATGTTTGCCGCACAGGCATCTCCTCCGGATCCGTGCTATGATGAGAACGGAAACCCTCGGAGATGCATTCCAGACTTCGTCAACTCCGCATTCGGAAAGGACGTGCGCGTAACCAGCACCTGCGGCAGTCCTGCCGCCAGGTACTGCGTGGTGTCGGAGAAAGATGAGGAGAGAACGCGCGAATGCCACACCTGCGATGCGGCCGACTCCAAAAAATCGCGTCCACCGGCGTATCTCACAGACCTGAACAACCCTCACAATCTGACCTGTTGGCAGTCTGAGAATTACGCACAGTACCCGCAGAACGTCACGCTCACACTGTCACTTGGTAAAAAGTTTGAAGTGACCTATGTAAGCTTGCAGTTCTGTTCTCCTAGACCAGAGTCTATGGCCATCTACAAGTCCATGGATTATGGCAAGACCTGGATGCCATTCCAGTTTTATTCCATGCAGTGTAAGAAGATGTACAACCGCCAAAATAAAGCAGTGATTACCAAGCAGAATGAGCAGGAGGCCATCTGTACAGACTCCCACACCGACATGCACCCGCTGACCGGTGGACTCATAGCCTTCAGCACCCTGGACGGCAGACCGTCGGCGCACGACTTCGATAACTCCCCGGTGCTGCAGGACTGGGTGAcggccactgacatcaagattGTCTTCAGTCGTTTACACACGTTCGGAGACGAAAACGAGGACGACTCGGAGCTGGCACGAGATTCATACTTCTACGCCGTGTCGGACCTGCAGGTGGGAGGAAGGTGCAAGTGCAACGGACACGCGTCGAAATGCGTCAAAGACCGCGAAGGTAATCTGGTGTGCGAGTGCAAACACAACACGGCAGGACCGGAGTGCGACAGGTGCAAACCTTTCCACTATGACCGACCGTGGCAGCGCGCAACCGCCAGAGAGGCCAACGAATGCATCG CGTGCCACTGTAACTTGCATGCCCGACGTTGTCGTTTCAACATGGAGCTCTACAAACTGTCAGGGCGGAGAAGTGGTGGCGTCTGTCTGAACTGTCGACACAACACAGCAGGACGTCACTGCCATTACTGCAAGGAGGGTTACTACAGAGACATGAGCAAGCCCATCTCTCACCGTAGAGCCTGCAAAG CGTGTGACTGCCATCCAGTTGGAGCGGCAGGAAAGACATGTAACCAAACAACAGGTCAATGTCCCTGCAAGGATGGCGTGTCTGGACTCACCTGTAACCGCTGTGCGAAAGGCTTTCAGCAGAGCCGATCTCCCATTGCCCCCTGCATCA AGATTCCAGTTGCATCtcctacagcagtttacactaGCTATGAGGAGCCATCAG ATTGTGAATCTCACTGCAAGACCACTAAAGGAAAGATGAAAATCACCATGAAGAAGTATTGTAAAAAAGATTACG CTGTCCAGGTGCATGTTCTAAAAGGGGACAAAGCTGGTGAGTGGTGGAAGTTCACAGTCAACATAATTTCAGTGTACAAACAAGGTGAACACCGCATCCGTCGTGGAGACCAACTGCTGTGGGTTCGTGCCAAGGATGTGGCCTGCAAATGTCCCAAAATCAAGCCAGGGAGGAAGTACCTGCTCCTGGGAACAGATGACGATTCCCCTGGCAATAGTGGCGTAGTGGCAGACAAGGGAAGCTTGCTTATCCCTTGGAAGGACCTGTGGGGCCGCAGGCTGAGGAAATTCCAACAGCGTGATAAAAGGGGGAAGTGCTAA